The following are from one region of the Cottoperca gobio unplaced genomic scaffold, fCotGob3.1 fCotGob3_324arrow_ctg1, whole genome shotgun sequence genome:
- the LOC115005575 gene encoding mitogen-activated protein kinase kinase kinase kinase 3-like: MQLYLSETIAVFVLQGLVYLHSKGKMHRDIKGANILLTDNGYVKLADFGVSAQITMTIAKRKSFIGTPYWMAPEVAAVERKGGYDQLCDIWAVGVTAIELAELQPPM; the protein is encoded by the exons atgcagttgtatCTTAGTGAGACTATAGCAGTGTTTGTTCTGCAGGGACTCGTCTACCTGCACAGCAAAGGAAAGATGCACAGAGACATTAAG GGGGCGAACATCCTGCTGACTGATAATGGATACGTGAAACTGG cggACTTCGGTGTGTCGGCTCAGATCACCATGACGATCGCTAAGAGGAAATCCTTCATCGGGACGCCGTACTG GATGGCTCCTGAGGTGGCGGCGGTGGAAAGGAAGGGCGGGTACGACCAGCTGTGTGACATCTGGGCTGTCGGCGTAACCGCCATCGAACTGGCAGAACTT